A single genomic interval of Alteromonas sp. BL110 harbors:
- a CDS encoding class II glutamine amidotransferase: MCELLGMSANTPTDLCFSFTGLTRRGGETGPHKDGWGVAFYEGKGVRMFHDPEPCATSPIADFVSRLPIKSKNAICHIRQANVGNINLANTHPFTRELWGRYWVFAHNGQLPNFSRRAGIYEAVGDTDSEELFCDIMNNVRQNLPRDAMPEQLAETLVSLAKEYAQQGVFNCLLSNGDWLFTFCSTKLASITRRAPFGPACLSDVEVEIDFAAETTPKDVVSIIATEPLTNDEQWDIYERGEWKLWQEGEVIASGKVDVPEHKKEAEMVAPDPSLHE, translated from the coding sequence GTGTGTGAACTTTTAGGCATGAGTGCGAACACTCCTACTGATCTATGTTTTAGTTTTACCGGGCTAACTCGCCGCGGTGGTGAAACAGGGCCGCATAAAGACGGATGGGGCGTTGCTTTTTATGAAGGGAAAGGCGTGCGAATGTTTCACGACCCTGAGCCTTGCGCCACGTCACCTATCGCCGACTTCGTTTCTAGACTTCCTATCAAAAGTAAAAACGCCATTTGCCACATACGTCAAGCTAACGTAGGTAATATCAACTTAGCCAACACCCATCCCTTTACCCGTGAGTTGTGGGGAAGGTATTGGGTGTTTGCGCATAACGGGCAGCTTCCTAATTTCTCACGTCGAGCAGGTATTTATGAGGCTGTAGGGGATACGGACAGCGAAGAGCTTTTCTGCGACATCATGAACAATGTTAGACAGAATTTGCCACGCGACGCCATGCCCGAACAGTTAGCTGAAACGCTAGTTTCACTTGCGAAGGAGTACGCTCAGCAAGGTGTATTCAATTGCTTGCTGAGTAACGGTGACTGGCTGTTTACATTTTGCAGTACCAAGCTAGCCAGCATTACCCGTAGAGCGCCTTTTGGCCCGGCTTGTTTAAGTGATGTCGAAGTAGAAATAGATTTCGCGGCTGAAACCACACCAAAGGATGTGGTGAGTATTATCGCTACAGAGCCGCTAACTAACGATGAGCAGTGGGATATTTACGAGCGAGGCGAATGGAAGCTTTGGCAAGAAGGGGAAGTCATTGCTTCGGGTAAAGTGGATGTACCCGAACACAAAAAAGAAGCCGAGATGGTAGCGCCCGATCCGTCGCTTCATGAGTAA
- a CDS encoding LysR family transcriptional regulator, with translation MINPIWLDTFVTLVETGNFTRTAEQRFMTQPGVSQHLKKLEEACQCKLVVRLGKGIQLTEQGQRVYHYAKNQQATEQNFIASLKFDAPFEGECVVACSGAIAQRIYPALLALQKQHDALNIHVEVAPRRTILSGIANNTLELGIVTNQPESEDIHSEYLGEEALGLILPRSLPDTVETSVLKDVINRLGLINHPDAMHYLQRYFNDCGELELAKVNPNKLPHAGYINQLSQILLPVSEGLGYTVLPTSTLEFVSFADKLTVYKAKNEVTEPLYTVQTRHSALPARYQAVKQTISQVLR, from the coding sequence ATGATTAACCCTATTTGGCTAGACACCTTCGTTACTTTAGTAGAAACAGGAAATTTCACTCGTACCGCTGAGCAGCGATTTATGACGCAGCCCGGGGTAAGTCAGCATCTGAAAAAGTTAGAAGAGGCATGTCAGTGTAAACTCGTTGTTCGCTTAGGCAAGGGTATTCAGCTTACGGAGCAAGGTCAGCGGGTGTATCACTACGCTAAAAATCAGCAGGCTACGGAGCAAAACTTTATTGCCAGCTTAAAGTTTGACGCCCCGTTCGAAGGAGAGTGTGTAGTAGCCTGCTCAGGTGCTATCGCTCAGCGTATTTACCCTGCTCTGTTAGCGTTGCAAAAGCAGCATGACGCGCTGAACATTCATGTCGAAGTCGCTCCCCGACGCACAATCCTATCAGGCATAGCGAACAATACACTTGAGCTTGGCATTGTAACTAACCAGCCAGAGAGTGAAGATATACACAGCGAGTACTTAGGCGAAGAAGCGTTAGGGCTTATTCTACCGCGTAGCCTGCCTGATACGGTTGAAACTAGTGTATTAAAAGATGTCATCAATCGGTTGGGACTTATTAACCATCCTGATGCCATGCACTACTTACAGCGCTACTTTAACGATTGCGGAGAACTTGAATTGGCCAAGGTTAATCCAAATAAGCTGCCTCATGCCGGCTACATTAACCAGCTTTCGCAAATTCTGCTGCCAGTAAGCGAAGGGTTAGGTTACACCGTGCTGCCCACCAGCACGCTAGAATTTGTGTCATTTGCCGACAAGCTTACTGTTTACAAAGCGAAAAACGAGGTAACAGAGCCCTTATACACTGTTCAAACACGCCACAGCGCTCTACCAGCCCGCTACCAAGCAGTAAAACAAACCATCAGCCAAGTATTACGGTAG